A genomic stretch from Aedes albopictus strain Foshan chromosome 2, AalbF5, whole genome shotgun sequence includes:
- the LOC109413486 gene encoding uncharacterized protein LOC109413486 gives MNADRNKRQYRSGNNLFSDDELELSSSQVLEKVKSDRIASTKPDEDRRRRTIIVEKKNGSYGFTLQSYGIHYKKEQEVEMITYVDYVEYDGPAYRAGMREGDVILSINGYDMEKAEHKTLVNFIKNCDNRMRMVVLFEDCCRKVELHLKYIQLQELLKSKMNDLERICLKERELLEGKWKTHSLPARKKATPSTDDIDPGSTTDVESASGPSFCRPASSTEDVKKLLRQKTYIVPPPAQFMLAYHCLDSNYRYVIHPSTSTGATGNTEYSSGATSFNPSCAQSAAKLCKDHQHVIRGSSLDNSNVGSGQQPKSTSPTKSLHNYDTKSTKSSSRRHLHGHSCNPCMGHFLRGGDKGNKADKDNTSLDAYDLASPCCDPQCVPSRRKSKHHKDHHHKHKHRDKEAKEGGKERIPRPKSQPHISPQSQANYMYRHSKDKHEHHHAKVYDLNASLTSHCSLHSCTSSEFNPAAENSPASYSTSISTDTLYWEPHSESTSASANSAHKKPPATSSAGPSRPHTHQHHYYVQKYINPHTGQIQPIAMYAGPPVHKPKSWDNLAMKGYGGYGYGYGYLEMNKANIPAAQTRTQTTITIQHRNSIPRKNGYERYSAFVDVENYAPPPTQFLQETTTTTTTITTKSTENLLAPYNISDQSLACECIEGPSSSSGGGGGGKAATSAMEILHDKSGYYSSLGGGSSGSGTGNKKQMSNLTEIARL, from the exons TCCCAGGTGCTGGAGAAGGTCAAATCGGACCGCATTGCGTCGACCAAACCGGACGAGGATCGCCGCCGGCGAACGATCATCGTCGAGAAGAAGAACGGTTCCTATGGGTTCACGCTGCAGAGCTATGGAATCCACTACAAAAAGGAACAGGAGGTTGAAATGATCACCTACGTGGACTACGTCGAGTACGATGGGCCGGCCTACCGGGCGGGAATGCGGGAAGGTGACGTGATCCTCTCGATCAATGGGTACGACATGGAAAAGGCCGAACACAAAACCCTGGTCAATTTCATCAAAAACTGTGATAACCGAATGCGAATGGTGGTGCTGTTCGAAGACTGCTGCCGAAAG GTGGAGCTACATCTGAAATACATCCAGCTTCAGGAGCTGCTCAAAAGCAAAATGAACGATCTTGAGCGGATATGCCTGAAGGAGCGGGAGCTGCTGGAAGGGAAGTGGAAAACTCACAGCTTGCCAGCGCGGAAGAAAGCCACGCCTTCCACCGACGACATCGATCCGGGTTCTACGACGGACGTTGAATCAGCATCGGGTCCTTCGTTTTGCCGTCCGGCCTCATCGACGGAGGACGTCAAGAAGCTTTTGAGGCAGAAGACATACATTGTACCACCGCCCGCCCAGTTCATGCTAGCGTATCAT TGCCTGGACAGCAACTACCGCTACGTGATACACCCATCGACATCGACTGGTGCTACCGGCAATACCGAGTACTCCTCGGGCGCCACATCTTTCAATCCCAGCTGTGCTCAATCTGCGGCCAAACTATGTAAAGACCATCAGCACGTAATCCGTGGTTCTTCCCTAGACAATAGCAACGTGGGCAGCGGTCAGCAACCGAAGTCGACATCGCCAACGAAGAGTCTTCACAACTACGACACCAAATCAACGAAATCCTCATCGCGACGCCATCTGCATGGGCACTCGTGCAACCCGTGCATGGGTCACTTCCTGCGCGGCGGTGACAAAGGCAATAAGGCCGACAAGGACAACACCAGCCTCGACGCGTACGACCTCGCCAGCCCTTGCTGTGATCCACAATGTGTTCCTTCGCGGCGCAAGTCCAAACACCACAAAGATCATCATCACAAGCACAAACATCGGGACAAGGAAGCGAAAGAGGGCGGCAAAGAGCGCATTCCTCGTCCCAAGTCACAGCCACACATTTCACCACAGTCACAGGCTAACTATATGTATCGCCATAGTAAAGATAAGCAC GAACATCACCATGCCAAAGTTTACGACCTAAACGCTAGCTTAACCAGTCATTGTAGTCTTCATTCATGCACATCCAGCGAGTTCAATCCGGCTGCGGAAAATTCGCCAGCATCCTACAGCACTTCCATCAGTACCGATACGCTGTATTGGGAACCGCACAGCGAGTCAACGTCCGCTTCGGCTAATTCGGCCCACAAGAAGCCCCCGGCGACAAGTTCTGCGGGTCCGAGCCGGCCGCACACCCATCAACACCACTACTACGTACAAAAGTACATCAATCCTCATACCGGCCAAATCCAGCCCATTGCCATGTACGCCGGGCCTCCGGTTCACAAGCCCAAGTCCTGGGACAACCTCGCAATGAAAGGATACGGAGGCTATGGGTACGGTTACGGTTACCTGGAGATGAACAAAGCGAACATTCCTGCGGCCCAGACTAGGACCCAAACTACCATCACCATCCAGCATAGGAACTCCATTCCGAGAAAGAACGGCTACGAACGGTACTCCGCATTTGTAGATGTGGAGAACTACGCACCTCCACCGACGCAGTTCCTGCAGGAAACGACAACCACGACGACCACCATCACGACCAAGTCGACCGAAAACCTGCTCGCACCGTACAACATATCGGATCAAAGCCTGGCCTGCGAGTGCATCGAGGGTCCTTCGAGTtccagtggtggtggtggtggtggaaaGGCAGCCACCAGTGCGATGGAGATACTGCACGACAAGTCCGGATACTATTCCAGTTTGGGGGGTGGATCGAGTGGATCCGGGACAGGGAATAAGAAACAAATGTCCAACCTTACTGAGATCGCACGGCTTTAG